The proteins below come from a single Drosophila suzukii chromosome X, CBGP_Dsuzu_IsoJpt1.0, whole genome shotgun sequence genomic window:
- the sdt gene encoding uncharacterized protein sdt isoform X1, with product MQANSSRSNLSAQSSGTPSASTISSSQGKQQVVELSGYVIILVENVEGKIKLYGSPPDRDNLEVGDEILEVNGLTLENISRTEVIRHIHDCIKSCTICLRVRKKNDSRLAWDIGNSVQDAFVIAVEEHARERLQRLAALNRVTPVDITQLSKKLQQTKSGTTTSQRQDLSFLNESTPIYVTSFTSNQITCSSSTMTTATAGGPISAPSLATATTTVPTASSSSSAMHTTTVVAQIEHGASALVSAAVAAATAADRNANSTTSAALKQTVNCMGSGASASASAGATTGSSSTSSATGHIYQTSQAQQQQLQQLQQQLAAAAAAGKPLQAKSLLASSLQHLAEEVDNEDLDDDDDVDGANYCGITYISYNNKHAQLPTTTLPATTALPAAAATLATTAAIHQQRVQQQQQQLHHHSSNYPPTGAATSSHLNRPSAPAPLQLGGPINPCFVDAQTSTSPLMLQQQQQQQQDVALASSSSVLMERHVHGTTTPKTEYSTAISSGQLQQAFAELQLHSSNNNATLQQQHHQQQQQQHLLLSNNNNSNNSMAAAQTTASLMKNCDLLISNNLYPPRRELLEDVLVHQASDVHLYGPGATAAIASSSSRSQQQHQLLSAAYELQQQQLQLQQQQQQQNSPTSSISIGRTEILLGDQSLRQDPRGNRRRSGSSIVVLDGDDLKPCLPDDYISGQHHLNHQQQLQLQQQLQQQHPLQQQHYRTHSGDIREIDQEMLTMLSVNQDNGPHREMAVDCPDTFIARNKTPPRYPPPRPPQKHKKCTTNNTTTTTTTTITAMTNNDHANKMLIVAYHSSHQHEQLQQQQQPPHHEQQHPSKTTIALDVATQNLYNQKQQIKLEQIENYENCLQSEQHEQFEQKQQQLQQQQQQLQVATTGATTTQVAQQQTPSHKLQATLSSDPNGNSNSNGNGNGNTNTVGSSSSNNSSITDDFLCVVDGLYQRKDSASPSSSAFDEVMSKHTLDSFGSIAYRHLHQQHQATSNGNSSNSNSNSNSNCNGNTSSNTADSSKTNTVAGVTSNSSNSNSLNSSNSSMHTSSSSSGHSSNIASATSTSSSTVPDDLSLAPPGYEVSQQQHHVAPVSVLLPPMAKHRELPVDVPDSFIEMVKTPPRYPPPAHLSSRGSLLSNGSASTAHTTLSSMGVSPSPVTATAAAATTATAAAAATAAAAATSACATASVAAAVSGVADGDARRVADELNGNAKPVPPPRDHLRVEKDGRLVNCSPAPQLPDRRAPGNASSGSSSGPPHPLQQQQIAQIVEPTLEQLDSIKKYQEQLRRRREEEERIAQQNEFLRNSLRGSRKLKALQDTATPGKAVAQQQQQATQVTQVVGVENEAYLPDEDQPQAEQIDGYGELITALTRLQSQLSKSGLSTLAGRVSAAHSVLASASVAHVLAARTAVLQRRRSRHSGPLHHSALGLQKDIVELLTQSNTAAAIELGNLLTSHEMEGLLLAHDRIANHTDGTPSPTPTPTPAILGGVVVSGHSSPVTGPKRNLGMVVPPPVVPPPLAQRGAMPLPRGESPPPVPMPPLASMPMNLPMSACFGTLNDQNDNIRIIQIEKSTEPLGATVRNEGEAVVIGRIVRGGAAEKSGLLHEGDEILEVNGQELRGKTVNEVCALLGAMQGTLTFLIVPAGSPPVHGGVMGGGPTGNTLAGLGGAHRDTAVLHVRAHFDYDPEDDLYIPCRELGISFQKGDVLHVISREDPNWWQAYREGEEDQTLAGLIPSQSFQHQRETMKLAIAEEAGLARSRGKDGSGSKGATLLCARKGRKKKKKASSEAGYPLYATTAPDETDPEEILTYEEVALYYPRATHKRPIVLIGPPNIGRHELRQRLMADSERFSAAVPHTSRARREGEVPGVDYHFITRQAFEADILARRFVEHGEYEKAYYGTSLEAIRTVVASGKICVLNLHPQSLKLLRASDLKPYVVLVAPPSLDKLRQKKLRNGEPFKEEELKDIIATARDMEARWGHLFDMIIINNDTERAYHQLLAEINSLEREPQWVPAQWVHNNRDES from the exons CTGCAACAAACCAAGAGCGGCACGACAACGAGTCAGCGGCAGGACCTCAGCTTCCTGAACGAGTCGACGCCGATCTATGTGACGTCCTTCACGAGCAACCAGATCACCTGCAGCAGTTCCACGATGACGACGGCCACCGCCGGCGGCCCGATCAGTGCCCCATCCCTGGCGACGGCCACCACGACGGTGCCGACGGCATCCTCCTCCTCATCAGCGATGCACACCACCACGGTGGTGGCCCAAATCGAGCATGGAGCATCGGCGCTGGTCAGTGCCGCTGTGGCAGCAGCAACGGCCGCCGATCGGAATGCGAATAGCACCACATCGGCGGCATTAAAGCAAACTGTTAACTGCATGGGGAGTGGTGCAAGTGCAAGTGCAAGTGCAGGTGCAACCACTGGGAGTAGCTCTACCAGCAGTGCCACCGGTCACATTTACCAGACCAGCCAGGCGCAACAGCAGCAGTTGCAACAGTTGCAGCAGCAACTTGCCGCCGCAGCGGCAGCGGGGAAACCCCTCCAGGCTAAATCCCTGCTGGCCAGCAGCCTGCAACATCTCGCCGAGGAGGTGGACAACGAGGATTTGGACGATGATGACGACGTGGATGGGGCCAACTATTGTGGCATAACCTATATCAGCTATAACAACAAGCATGCCCAGTTGCCGACGACAACGCTGCCGGCGACCACTGCCTTgccagcggcagcagcaacattggccaccacagcagcaatACACCAGCAAAGggtgcaacagcagcagcagcagttgcaccaccacagcagcaactACCCACCAACAGGAGCAGCAACATCCAGCCATCTCAATCGACCCTCGGCACCGGCACCACTGCAACTCGGAGGACCCATCAATCCCTGTTTCGTGGATGCCCAGACATCAACGTCGCCGCTGATgttgcaacagcagcagcaacagcagcaggatGTGGCACTTGCCTCATCATCGTCAGTGTTGATGGAGCGACATGTACATGGCACCACCACGCCCAAAACCGAGTACTCCACGGCCATTTCCAGTGGCCAACTGCAGCAGGCCTTTGCCGAATTGCAACTTCACTCCAGCAACAATAATGCCAcactgcagcagcaacaccatcagcaacagcagcagcaacacttACTTTtaagcaacaacaataatagcAATAATTCAATGGCAGCGGCACAGACAACGGCATCCCTGATGAAGAATTGTGATCTACTGATATCGAACAATCTGTATCCACCGAGAAGAGAG TTACTAGAAGACGTCTTAGTCCATCAAGCCAGTGATGTCCATTTATATGGCCCAGGTGCAACAGCAGCAAtcgccagcagcagcagcagatcacagcagcaacatcagttGCTGAGTGCCGCCTACGagttgcagcagcagcaattgcaactgcaacagcagcagcagcaacagaacAGTCCCACAAGTAGCATATCAATAGGAAGAACTGAAATTTTACTGGGCGATCAGAGTTTGCGGCAGGATCCCAGAGG GAATCGCCGGCGCTCCGGCTCGAGCATTGTTGTGCTGGACGGCGACGACTTGAAGCCATGTCTGCCGGATGACTACATAAGCGGCCAGCACCACCTgaaccaccagcagcagctgcaattgcagcagcagctacagcagcaacatccgCTCCAGCAGCAACACTATCGCACGCACTCGGGCGACATCAGGGAGATTGACCAGGAAATGCTGACCATGCTGTCGGTGAACCAAGATAACG GTCCACACCGTGAGATGGCCGTCGATTGTCCGGACACGTTCATCGCACGCAACAAGACGCCACCCAGATATCCGCCACCCCGTCCACCGCAG AAACACAAGAAATGCACCACCAacaacaccaccaccaccaccaccactacAATCACAGCTATGACTAACAATGATCATGCTAACAAAATGTTAATTGTTGCATATCATTCTTCACATCAACATgaacaactacaacaacaacaacaaccaccaCATCATGAACAACAACACCCATCAAAAACAACAATTGCACTCGATGTGGCCACACAAAATCTGTAcaatcaaaaacaacaaattaaATTGGAACAAATCGAAAACTATGAAAATTGCCTACAATCGGAACAACACGAACAATTCGAGCagaagcaacaacaactgcagcagcagcagcaacaattgCAAGTAGCAACCACAggggcaacaacaacacaagTCGCCCAACAACAGACGCCCAGCCACAAGTTGCAGGCAACTCTAAGCAGCGATCCAAatggcaacagcaacagcaatggCAACGGCAACGGCAACACCAACACCgtcggcagcagcagcagcaacaacagcagcatcACGGACGACTTTCTGTGCGTCGTGGATGGTCTATATCAGCGCAAGGACTCGGCCTCGCCCTCATCGAGTGCCTTCGATGAGGTGATGAGCAAACATACCCTGGACTCCTTTGGCAGCATCGCCTATCGTCACCTGCACCAGCAACATCAGGCGACGAGCAACGGCAACAGCAGCaatagcaacagcaacagcaatagtAATTGCAATGGCAATACCAGCAGCAATACAGCTGATTCGAGTAAAACCAATACAGTAGCCGGTGTGAcgagcaacagcagcaacagcaactcgctgaacagcagcaacagctcgatgcacaccagcagcagcagcagcggtcacagcagcaacattgcAAGTGCCACATCCACCAGCAGCTCAACGGTGCCCGATGATTTGAGCCTGGCGCCACCTGGCTACGAGGTgagccagcagcaacatcatgTTGCTCCCGTGTCGGTGTTGCTGCCGCCGATGGCAAAGCATCGCGAGTTGCCCGTGGATGTACCAGACAGCTTTATCGAGATGGTGAAGACCCCGCCAAGATATCCGCCACCTGCTCACCTCTCTTCTCGCGGATCGCTTTTGTCGAACGGCAGCGCCTCCACCGCCCACACCACGCTCTCCTCGATGGGCGTGTCGCCTTCGCCTGTaactgcaacagcagcagcagcgacaacagcaactgcagcagcagcagcaacagcggCAGCAGCGGCAACATCGGCATGTGCAACCGCaagtgttgctgctgcggtttCTGGTGTTGCTGACGGCGATGCGAGGCGGGTGGCCGATGAG CTCAATGGAAATGCGAAGCCCGTGCCGCCGCCACGTGATCATTTGCGGGTGGAGAAGGATGGGCGGCTGGTCAACTGCTCCCCCGCCCCCCAACTTCCGGATCGAAGGGCGCCCGGAAATGcgagcagcggcagcagcagcggtCCGCCGCATccgctgcagcagcagcagatcgCCCAGATCGTGGAGCCCACTTTGGAGCAGCTGGACAGCATCAAAAAATACCAG GAGCAACTGCGCCGGCGACgcgaggaggaggagcgcATAGCGCAGCAGAATGAGTTCCTGCGGAACAGCCTGCGTGGTTCCCGGAAGCTGAAGGCGCTCCAGGACACGGCCACGCCCGGCAAGGCGGTGgcccaacagcagcagcaggccaCGCAGGTCACCCAGGTGGTGGGCGTGGAGAATGAGGCCTATCTGCCCGACGAGGATCAGCCGCAGGCGGAGCAGATCGATG GCTATGGCGAGTTGATAACCGCCCTCACCCGCCTCCAAAGCCAGCTGAGCAAGAGTGGGCTGAGCACCCTGGCGGGCAGGGTTTCGGCCGCCCACAGTGTCCTGGCCAGCGCCAGTGTGGCCCATGTCCTGGCCGCCCGCACCGCTGTCCTCCAGCGACGGCGTTCCCGCCACTCTGGCCCACTGCATCACAGTGCCCTCGGTCTGCAAAAGGACATTGTGGAGCTGCTCACCCAATCGAATACGGCGGCGGCGATCGAACTGGGCAACCTGCTGACCAGCCACGAAATGGAGGGTCTGCTCCTGGCCCACGATCGCATTGCCAATCACACGGATGGCACGCCCTCAcccacgcccacgcccacGCCGGCGATTTTGGGAGGAGTGGTGGTCAGTGGTCACAGCAGTCCGGTGACAGGACCCAAACGGAATCTGGGTATGGTGGTGCCACCACCTGTGGTCCCACCGCCACTGGCGCAGCGAGGAGCGATGCCACTGCCACGCGGGGAATCCCCACCGCCGGTGCCCATGCCACCACTGGCCAGTATGCCCATGAATCTGCCGATGAGTGCGTGCTTTGGCACACTGAACGATCAGAACGACAACATCCGGATCATACAGATTGAAAAGTCCACAGAGCCACTGGGCGCCACCGTGCGCAACGAAGGCGAGGCGGTGGTCATCGGAAGGATTGTCCGTGGTGGAGCGGCAGAGAAGTCGGGACTTCTGCACGAGGGCGACGAGATCCTGGAGGTCAATGGTCAGGAGTTGCGGGGCAAGACGGTGAACGAGGTGTGCGCCCTACTGGGCGCCATGCAGGGCACCCTGACCTTCCTCATTGTCCCAGCCGGCAGTCCACCCGTCCATGGCGGTGTGATGGGCGGTGGGCCAACGGGCAACACCCTGGCCGGATTGGGCGGTGCCCATCGGGACACCGCCGTGCTGCATGTGCGGGCGCACTTCGACTACGATCCGGAGGATGATCTGTATATACCCTGCCGGGAGCTGGGCATCAGCTTCCAGAAGGGCGATGTGCTGCACGTGATCAGCCGCGAGGATCCCAACTGGTGGCAGGCGTATCGCGAGGGCGAGGAGGACCAGACGCTGGCCGGTCTAATTCCTAGTCAGTCGTTCCAGCATCAGCGCGAGACGATGAAGCTGGCCATTGCGGAGGAGGCGGGATTGGCGCGATCCCGGGGCAAGGACGGATCGGGCAGCAAAGGGGCCACGCTCCTCTGTGCGCGCAAGGGTcgcaaaaagaagaagaaggcCAGCTCCGAGGCGGG GTATCCCTTGTACGCCACCACGGCTCCGGATGAGACGGACCCGGAGGAGATACTCACCTATGAGGAGGTGGCCCTGTACTATCCCCGCGCCACCCACAAGCGGCCCATCGTCCTCATCGGCCCGCCCAACATTGGTAGACATGAGCTGCGCCAACGCCTGATGGCTGACTCGGAGCGATTCTCCGCCGCAGTGCCAC ACACGTCACGAGCCCGCAGGGAGGGCGAAGTGCCCGGAGTGGATTACCACTTTATCACGCGCCAAGCCTTCGAGGCGGATATTTTGGCGCGTCGCTTTGTGGAGCACGGTGAATACGAGAAGGCCTACTACG GCACATCACTGGAGGCCATTCGCACGGTGGTGGCCAGCGGCAAGATCTGTGTGCTCAACCTGCATCCGCAGAGCCTAAAGCTGCTGCGCGCCTCCGACCTCAAGCCGTATGTGGTCCTGGTGGCGCCGCCCAGTCTGGACAAGCTGCGCCAAAAGAAGCTGCGCAACGGCGAACCCTTCAAG GAGGAAGAGCTCAAAGACATCATTGCCACGGCCAGGGATATGGAGGCCCGTTGGGGTCACCTGTTCGATATGATCATCATCAACAACGACACGGAGCGCGCCTACCACCAGCTGCTGGCCGAGATCAACTCGCTGGAACGGGAGCCGCAGTGGGTGCCCGCCCAGTGGGTGCACAACAATCGCGACGAGTCATAA
- the sdt gene encoding uncharacterized protein sdt isoform X7 has product MRILKQWNRRRSGSSIVVLDGDDLKPCLPDDYISGQHHLNHQQQLQLQQQLQQQHPLQQQHYRTHSGDIREIDQEMLTMLSVNQDNGPHREMAVDCPDTFIARNKTPPRYPPPRPPQKHKKCTTNNTTTTTTTTITAMTNNDHANKMLIVAYHSSHQHEQLQQQQQPPHHEQQHPSKTTIALDVATQNLYNQKQQIKLEQIENYENCLQSEQHEQFEQKQQQLQQQQQQLQVATTGATTTQVAQQQTPSHKLQATLSSDPNGNSNSNGNGNGNTNTVGSSSSNNSSITDDFLCVVDGLYQRKDSASPSSSAFDEVMSKHTLDSFGSIAYRHLHQQHQATSNGNSSNSNSNSNSNCNGNTSSNTADSSKTNTVAGVTSNSSNSNSLNSSNSSMHTSSSSSGHSSNIASATSTSSSTVPDDLSLAPPGYEVSQQQHHVAPVSVLLPPMAKHRELPVDVPDSFIEMVKTPPRYPPPAHLSSRGSLLSNGSASTAHTTLSSMGVSPSPVTATAAAATTATAAAAATAAAAATSACATASVAAAVSGVADGDARRVADELNGNAKPVPPPRDHLRVEKDGRLVNCSPAPQLPDRRAPGNASSGSSSGPPHPLQQQQIAQIVEPTLEQLDSIKKYQEQLRRRREEEERIAQQNEFLRNSLRGSRKLKALQDTATPGKAVAQQQQQATQVTQVVGVENEAYLPDEDQPQAEQIDGYGELITALTRLQSQLSKSGLSTLAGRVSAAHSVLASASVAHVLAARTAVLQRRRSRHSGPLHHSALGLQKDIVELLTQSNTAAAIELGNLLTSHEMEGLLLAHDRIANHTDGTPSPTPTPTPAILGGVVVSGHSSPVTGPKRNLGMVVPPPVVPPPLAQRGAMPLPRGESPPPVPMPPLASMPMNLPMSACFGTLNDQNDNIRIIQIEKSTEPLGATVRNEGEAVVIGRIVRGGAAEKSGLLHEGDEILEVNGQELRGKTVNEVCALLGAMQGTLTFLIVPAGSPPVHGGVMGGGPTGNTLAGLGGAHRDTAVLHVRAHFDYDPEDDLYIPCRELGISFQKGDVLHVISREDPNWWQAYREGEEDQTLAGLIPSQSFQHQRETMKLAIAEEAGLARSRGKDGSGSKGATLLCARKGRKKKKKASSEAGYPLYATTAPDETDPEEILTYEEVALYYPRATHKRPIVLIGPPNIGRHELRQRLMADSERFSAAVPLFYLLEERLRPAKAKAQVKDTSRARREGEVPGVDYHFITRQAFEADILARRFVEHGEYEKAYYGTSLEAIRTVVASGKICVLNLHPQSLKLLRASDLKPYVVLVAPPSLDKLRQKKLRNGEPFKEEELKDIIATARDMEARWGHLFDMIIINNDTERAYHQLLAEINSLEREPQWVPAQWVHNNRDES; this is encoded by the exons ATGCGCATCCTAAAGCAATG GAATCGCCGGCGCTCCGGCTCGAGCATTGTTGTGCTGGACGGCGACGACTTGAAGCCATGTCTGCCGGATGACTACATAAGCGGCCAGCACCACCTgaaccaccagcagcagctgcaattgcagcagcagctacagcagcaacatccgCTCCAGCAGCAACACTATCGCACGCACTCGGGCGACATCAGGGAGATTGACCAGGAAATGCTGACCATGCTGTCGGTGAACCAAGATAACG GTCCACACCGTGAGATGGCCGTCGATTGTCCGGACACGTTCATCGCACGCAACAAGACGCCACCCAGATATCCGCCACCCCGTCCACCGCAG AAACACAAGAAATGCACCACCAacaacaccaccaccaccaccaccactacAATCACAGCTATGACTAACAATGATCATGCTAACAAAATGTTAATTGTTGCATATCATTCTTCACATCAACATgaacaactacaacaacaacaacaaccaccaCATCATGAACAACAACACCCATCAAAAACAACAATTGCACTCGATGTGGCCACACAAAATCTGTAcaatcaaaaacaacaaattaaATTGGAACAAATCGAAAACTATGAAAATTGCCTACAATCGGAACAACACGAACAATTCGAGCagaagcaacaacaactgcagcagcagcagcaacaattgCAAGTAGCAACCACAggggcaacaacaacacaagTCGCCCAACAACAGACGCCCAGCCACAAGTTGCAGGCAACTCTAAGCAGCGATCCAAatggcaacagcaacagcaatggCAACGGCAACGGCAACACCAACACCgtcggcagcagcagcagcaacaacagcagcatcACGGACGACTTTCTGTGCGTCGTGGATGGTCTATATCAGCGCAAGGACTCGGCCTCGCCCTCATCGAGTGCCTTCGATGAGGTGATGAGCAAACATACCCTGGACTCCTTTGGCAGCATCGCCTATCGTCACCTGCACCAGCAACATCAGGCGACGAGCAACGGCAACAGCAGCaatagcaacagcaacagcaatagtAATTGCAATGGCAATACCAGCAGCAATACAGCTGATTCGAGTAAAACCAATACAGTAGCCGGTGTGAcgagcaacagcagcaacagcaactcgctgaacagcagcaacagctcgatgcacaccagcagcagcagcagcggtcacagcagcaacattgcAAGTGCCACATCCACCAGCAGCTCAACGGTGCCCGATGATTTGAGCCTGGCGCCACCTGGCTACGAGGTgagccagcagcaacatcatgTTGCTCCCGTGTCGGTGTTGCTGCCGCCGATGGCAAAGCATCGCGAGTTGCCCGTGGATGTACCAGACAGCTTTATCGAGATGGTGAAGACCCCGCCAAGATATCCGCCACCTGCTCACCTCTCTTCTCGCGGATCGCTTTTGTCGAACGGCAGCGCCTCCACCGCCCACACCACGCTCTCCTCGATGGGCGTGTCGCCTTCGCCTGTaactgcaacagcagcagcagcgacaacagcaactgcagcagcagcagcaacagcggCAGCAGCGGCAACATCGGCATGTGCAACCGCaagtgttgctgctgcggtttCTGGTGTTGCTGACGGCGATGCGAGGCGGGTGGCCGATGAG CTCAATGGAAATGCGAAGCCCGTGCCGCCGCCACGTGATCATTTGCGGGTGGAGAAGGATGGGCGGCTGGTCAACTGCTCCCCCGCCCCCCAACTTCCGGATCGAAGGGCGCCCGGAAATGcgagcagcggcagcagcagcggtCCGCCGCATccgctgcagcagcagcagatcgCCCAGATCGTGGAGCCCACTTTGGAGCAGCTGGACAGCATCAAAAAATACCAG GAGCAACTGCGCCGGCGACgcgaggaggaggagcgcATAGCGCAGCAGAATGAGTTCCTGCGGAACAGCCTGCGTGGTTCCCGGAAGCTGAAGGCGCTCCAGGACACGGCCACGCCCGGCAAGGCGGTGgcccaacagcagcagcaggccaCGCAGGTCACCCAGGTGGTGGGCGTGGAGAATGAGGCCTATCTGCCCGACGAGGATCAGCCGCAGGCGGAGCAGATCGATG GCTATGGCGAGTTGATAACCGCCCTCACCCGCCTCCAAAGCCAGCTGAGCAAGAGTGGGCTGAGCACCCTGGCGGGCAGGGTTTCGGCCGCCCACAGTGTCCTGGCCAGCGCCAGTGTGGCCCATGTCCTGGCCGCCCGCACCGCTGTCCTCCAGCGACGGCGTTCCCGCCACTCTGGCCCACTGCATCACAGTGCCCTCGGTCTGCAAAAGGACATTGTGGAGCTGCTCACCCAATCGAATACGGCGGCGGCGATCGAACTGGGCAACCTGCTGACCAGCCACGAAATGGAGGGTCTGCTCCTGGCCCACGATCGCATTGCCAATCACACGGATGGCACGCCCTCAcccacgcccacgcccacGCCGGCGATTTTGGGAGGAGTGGTGGTCAGTGGTCACAGCAGTCCGGTGACAGGACCCAAACGGAATCTGGGTATGGTGGTGCCACCACCTGTGGTCCCACCGCCACTGGCGCAGCGAGGAGCGATGCCACTGCCACGCGGGGAATCCCCACCGCCGGTGCCCATGCCACCACTGGCCAGTATGCCCATGAATCTGCCGATGAGTGCGTGCTTTGGCACACTGAACGATCAGAACGACAACATCCGGATCATACAGATTGAAAAGTCCACAGAGCCACTGGGCGCCACCGTGCGCAACGAAGGCGAGGCGGTGGTCATCGGAAGGATTGTCCGTGGTGGAGCGGCAGAGAAGTCGGGACTTCTGCACGAGGGCGACGAGATCCTGGAGGTCAATGGTCAGGAGTTGCGGGGCAAGACGGTGAACGAGGTGTGCGCCCTACTGGGCGCCATGCAGGGCACCCTGACCTTCCTCATTGTCCCAGCCGGCAGTCCACCCGTCCATGGCGGTGTGATGGGCGGTGGGCCAACGGGCAACACCCTGGCCGGATTGGGCGGTGCCCATCGGGACACCGCCGTGCTGCATGTGCGGGCGCACTTCGACTACGATCCGGAGGATGATCTGTATATACCCTGCCGGGAGCTGGGCATCAGCTTCCAGAAGGGCGATGTGCTGCACGTGATCAGCCGCGAGGATCCCAACTGGTGGCAGGCGTATCGCGAGGGCGAGGAGGACCAGACGCTGGCCGGTCTAATTCCTAGTCAGTCGTTCCAGCATCAGCGCGAGACGATGAAGCTGGCCATTGCGGAGGAGGCGGGATTGGCGCGATCCCGGGGCAAGGACGGATCGGGCAGCAAAGGGGCCACGCTCCTCTGTGCGCGCAAGGGTcgcaaaaagaagaagaaggcCAGCTCCGAGGCGGG GTATCCCTTGTACGCCACCACGGCTCCGGATGAGACGGACCCGGAGGAGATACTCACCTATGAGGAGGTGGCCCTGTACTATCCCCGCGCCACCCACAAGCGGCCCATCGTCCTCATCGGCCCGCCCAACATTGGTAGACATGAGCTGCGCCAACGCCTGATGGCTGACTCGGAGCGATTCTCCGCCGCAGTGCCAC TCTTCTATTTACTGGAGGAGCGGCTCAGGCCGGCCAAGGCCAAGGCTCAGGTCAAGG ACACGTCACGAGCCCGCAGGGAGGGCGAAGTGCCCGGAGTGGATTACCACTTTATCACGCGCCAAGCCTTCGAGGCGGATATTTTGGCGCGTCGCTTTGTGGAGCACGGTGAATACGAGAAGGCCTACTACG GCACATCACTGGAGGCCATTCGCACGGTGGTGGCCAGCGGCAAGATCTGTGTGCTCAACCTGCATCCGCAGAGCCTAAAGCTGCTGCGCGCCTCCGACCTCAAGCCGTATGTGGTCCTGGTGGCGCCGCCCAGTCTGGACAAGCTGCGCCAAAAGAAGCTGCGCAACGGCGAACCCTTCAAG GAGGAAGAGCTCAAAGACATCATTGCCACGGCCAGGGATATGGAGGCCCGTTGGGGTCACCTGTTCGATATGATCATCATCAACAACGACACGGAGCGCGCCTACCACCAGCTGCTGGCCGAGATCAACTCGCTGGAACGGGAGCCGCAGTGGGTGCCCGCCCAGTGGGTGCACAACAATCGCGACGAGTCATAA